The DNA segment GGTGGCACGGCAACTTTGTCGATTATGGTGGTGCTGGCTCTTTTGATGGGTATCGGCAACCAGCGGCGTTAAAACGGCGAAGGCGGAGAGGCCGTCTGAAAATAACATGAAACACAACAATAAAAAGGCAAACAACACATGATAGGCATGGAAATCGGCAAGCTGATATTGGCGTTTATGGTGTTGATCAACCCGTTTGGCGCATTGTCGATTTATTTGGATTTAACCCGCAACTTAAGCACGCGCGAACGGCGGAAAGTTGCACAGGTAGCATCGGCTACCGTGATGATTGTGATTACCGCATTCTGTTTGACCGGCGGAGCCATCTTAAAGCTCTTCGGCATCAGTGTGGGTGCTTTCCAAGTAGGCGGCGGCATTTTGGTGCTGCTGATTGCCATTTCGATGATGAACGGCGGCAACAATCCGGCCAAACCGGATGTGGGTACGGGGGAAGACAACGATATCACCATTCGCCCCAAAGCCGCCCAGAGCATAGGCGCGATTGCGGTTGTGCCTTTGGCGATTCCGATGATGATCGGGCCGGGCGGCATTTCTACCGTGATTATTTATGCTTCGGCGGCCAAACATTACCGCGATACGCTGCTGATTTTGGCGGCCGGTTTGGTTATCAGCCTGATTTGTTATGCAGTGTTGATGGCGGCCACTTATGTGAGTAAAAAACTCGGCGATACCGGCCTAACCATTCTCAATCGGGTGATGGGTATGCTGTTGGCGGCGGTGTCCGTAGAGATTATTGTGGCGGGGTTGAAAGCCCTGTTTCCGCAGTTGGCTGTTTGATGATAAGTTGAGGCCGTCTGAAAAGTTTTCAGACGGCCTCGGTAACACATCAGGCATCATGCCTGAACAATATTAAAAATAAAAAGCACGGATGCCGCCGTTTGCGGCTCCGACCGAATAAAAAATACCGACACATTACAAAAATGCGACTCATACGTTTTTTACTGCTTGCCGCAGTGCTTTTCTCTGCCGCCTTCGTGCGTGCGGGCAAAGTGGAGCATGTTGAAGGCAAACTCGACAACGGCTTGATTTACCACATTTTCAACGTGCCTTCCGCCGACCGCAGGCTGACCTTGCGTTTGCAGGTGCAGGCGGGTGCTGCCGATGAAAACGACGGTGAAGAAGGCATCGCCCATATCACCGAACATATGGTGTTTCAAAGCTCGGCGGCTTTTCCGCAAGGTTTGTCGGCTCATCTCAATCAGCAAGGCTGGCAGCTCGGCCGCCACTACAACGCTCAAACCGGCTACCGTTTTACCCGCTATCTGCTGTCTCCGCCGCAAGGCAAACGCCAGCTTGAAGAGGCTTTGGCGGTTTACCGGCAGATGCTTTCCCCGCAAAACTTTTCAGCGGCCGATTGGCAGAAAGAGCAGCAAGTGATTTTGGCCGAATGGCGCCAGCAGCAAACGCTGGCCAACCGTTTGAGCCGCCGGCATCACGCCTTGCTGCATAGCGGTTCGCGCAGCGGCCGTTACCCGCCTATTGGCAGCCGTGAGGCCATCGAACAGGCGCAGGCGGATACCGCCTCCCGTTTCCATTCCAAATGGTACGGCAGCAACAACGCCGTGCTGGTCATCGTCGGCGACCTCAATCCTAAAAAAGCCGTTACCGCCGTGCAAGAAGCATTAGGCCGTCTGAAACCGATTGATTTGCCGATTCGCCATGCACAAGAATACGAACCCCAACCTGCCGCCAAACAAATCCACCACATTACCGACAAAGACAACACCGAAAACAAACTGTCGTTGGTGTTCCGCTTCGACAATGCCGCGTCGCAAGAAAACAGCGATGCCGGCCTCTATCAGCGGCTGCTGGATAATTTTGCCGCCCACATCATCAACACGCGTTTGCAGGCGGAAGGCGGGACTGTGTCCATGAAGTTCGGCGATCTCGGCAAGCAAACAGGTTCGCTCGGCTTCTATACCGATGTTCCGCCGAGCGGGCATCAAGAAGCTTTGGCGGCACTGCACCGCTTGCTTGAGAGCGTGAAGCAGCAGCCCGCGTCAGACAGCGAAACCGCCGCCTACCGCAAAATCCTGCATAACCATTTAAGCCGTCAAGATGTGTTGCCGGATGATTTTCACCAAACCGTTCAGACGGCCGATGAAACCGTATTGGCAGGCAAAAGTGTGCCTTCGGCCGCATTACGCGCTGCCGAAAGGGGGCAGCTTTACCGCATAAACACGCAAGCCGTTAACCGCCGCATATCGGAATGGCTGAATGCGGCAGACAAACTGGTGATGATGCAGACGGCAGCAACGCCGCAAAACCAACCGGCCTCCGAAGCCCCTGTGCAAACCCAAGCAGCCAAGCTGGTTCCGGCCAAGCAGCAGCCTTCCATACACACACTTGCCACGCCCGCGCAAACAGCGGCTAAGCCGCAAGCTGCGCAGCATACCGCTTTTGCCGTGCATAAAGGGCAGGGCGTAGCGGTATCGAAAAGTTACGATAAAGACAATGCCGTTACCTATCTCACCTTGAGCAACGGCGACCGTATTTCGCTTCTGCAACACGCTTCGGCAGGCGGCAAAATTTATTTCAAAGCCATTGCCGACACCGGCTATCTGCACGGCGGTGCAAACGGCTGGCAGGCACAGTTGGCGGCAGACATCGCCAACCGTTCCGCCCCCGAAGGTTGGAGCACTCACGTTTTCAAACAATGGCAGCGGCAACAGGGCATCGTTTACCGTTACCGGCTCGACAGCGACCGCCAAACGGTTGATGCCCAAGTGCCCGCAACCGGTTTGGAGAAGCTGCTGCAACTTTACCGCAGCCGCCAAGCCGCATCGGTGGCGGCGGCCGATTGGCAAAGCAGGCTGGAAGCCGCTGCCGTGCGCTTGCCGGTGTATCTGCAATCGGTTCCCGGCAAGCAGGAGCAAGAGCTGGAAATTCTGCGCTACGGCCAAACCGAACCGAGACCTCACGACAGCACCGAGATCCGCGCATTAACGCCACAAGATATGCAGAGGCAATGGCGCAAGCTGACATCGGGTAATGTGAACCACTACATAGTCAGCAGTATGCCGTCTGAAAAAATCATTCCCCTGCTCACACAATATCTGGCCGATATTCCCCGCAGCCCCGCCGAAAACATGAACAGGCCGCTGTTGGAAGGGGCTACTTTGCGCCGCGCGCCCATCAACGATATCGACGGCACCGATGTGAATGCGTGGTCTTGGCAGCCCTTCTACGACTGGACGCCCGATACCTCGGAACAGATTCCGCTGCTGGTCAACCTTGCCAATGCGCGTTTGAAAGACGAATTGCGCAGCCGCAACCAAAGCACATACAGCGTCAAGTTTGCCGCTTTGCCCGAGCCTGTTTACAACCGCGTGGAAAGCAACCTCTTCTTCAGCACGCCGCCCGAACAGGCCGCCGAAGCGTGGGAAACCGCCCAACAGATTTTGCAGCGGCTGCCCGAAAACATCACCAAAGCCGAAGCCGATAATCTGCAACAGCTGTTTATCGAGCAGGAAGCCAAACGCCAAGCCAACCCCGAAATATGGCTGGAGCGTTTGGCCGCCAGCCACAGGCATTACGGTGATGCACGTTACCTGAGCCGCCTGCCTCAGCTGCACCGAACCATCATCCAAACCCGCCTGCGCCAAACGGCCAAACTGCTGTGGTCGACACACAACGCACGGGTATTGCTGATAGACCCCGCCCGTCGGCCGGAATAAGGTGCGGACAAAATAAAAAAGGGGCTGAAGTAGATTAGCCCTTTGGCAGCCTATCATGACTGCTGATCTACTTCAGCCCCTATTTCTTTGTCGGCATATTGGGGCGCTTTAATCAAAAATGCTTGCACGGTGTCCAACCCTGCAAGCATGTTTTTTTCAGACGGCCAAAGCGGTGCTGTATCGCTTATAAAACATCGGTTCATCATATTGATGATGTTTTTTATTTCTGAATCTGAACGGCCGATACTTTGATTTCCACCGCCCACTCGGGGTTGGCAAGTTTGGCTTCTACACAAGCGCGGGCGGGGGCGCGGTCGGGGGCTACCCATTCGTCCCAAGCTTCGTTCATGGCGGCGTAGTCGGATAGGTTCGGCAGGAAAATCGTGGCTTCGAGAATATGTTTTTTATCGGAGCCGCATTCGGCAAGCCATTTGTCGATTTGTGCCAATACATCGCGTGTTTGTTCGGTTACGCCCACATCGGTGCGTTCGGGAACCATGCCGGAAAGAAAAACGAAACCGTTGGCAACGGTGGCTTCCGAGAGGCGGGGTGTTTGGCCGAAGTATTGGATGGTCATATTTTGTCCTTTCTGGATAGGGAAAGCCGTTGTCGGGAAGTGCCGAAAAGCAAAGGTTTCAGGCTGTCTGTCGGCTTGAGAGTCTGTTTAAAGAGCTTATGGTAACATAGCCGGCTACATATTCTAACCGTCGCCAAACATGCCGGACACGGCAAAAAGGTTTGGCGTTTTCTGCATGATTGTTTTTCAGACGGCCTTCTGTTATGAGCAAAACCGATTATCCCGTTACGACGGCTATCCGCTTTTTGCGGGCGCACAATATTCCGTTTACGCCCTATCTTTATCCTTATGTCGAGCATGGCGGCACGGCGCATTCGGCGCAGTGTTTGGGTGTGCCGGAGCATCAGGTGGTTAAAACCATTGTGCTTCAAAACGAAAACAAGCAGGGCATGATTGTGCTGATGCACGGCGACAAACACATTTCCACCCGCAACCTCGCCCGCGAGTTGGGCATGAAGCATATCGAGCCTGCCGACCCGAAGCAGGCCAATAAATGGACGGGGTATTTGGTCGGCGGCACCAGCCCGTTCGGCACCAAAACCGTATTGCCGGTGTATGTGGAACGCACGATACGCGATTTGGAGCAGATCTATATCAACGGCGGCAAACGCGGTTTTTTGGTGGCTGTAACGCCGCAAGCGTTGGAAACATTGAATGCTAAAGACGTTTCAGTGGCTACGGAAAACTGAAAGCCGTCGGCAAAGAACCACACCGGTTCTGTGTGCCGTTTGTGCGGAAACCGGCTAAAAAGCTTTATAATGTGCCGTTTCGTATGATCAAATCACAAACCGATTATTTATTTTCATGACTGCCGATTCTTTACCGCCGCGCCGCCTTTCCGTTGCGCCCATGCTCGACTGGACGGATACCCACTACCGTTATCTTGCCCGCCAGATTACCCGCCATACTTGGCTGTATAGCGAAATGATCAATGCCGGCGCGATTATTCACGGCGACCAAAACCGCTTTTTAACATTTAACGCAGGCGAGCAGCCGGTGGCCTTGCAACTGGGCGGCAGCGAGCCGTCTGACTTGGCCAAAGCCGCAAAAGCAGGAGAAGCTTACGGCTACAACGAAGTCAACTTAAACTGCGGTTGCCCCAGCCCGCGCGTACAAAAAGGCGCATTCGGCGCGTGCCTGATGAATGAAGTGGAGCTGGTGGCCGACTGCATCAAAGCCATGCAGGATGCGGTGCAGATTCCCGTTACGGTTAAGCACCGCATCGGCGTCGACCGCCAAACCGAATACCGCACCGTGCAGGATTTTGTCGGCGCTTTATCGGATAAAACCGAGTGCACCACGTTTATCGTTCATGCCCGCAACGCTTGGTTGGACGGCTTGTCGCCGAAAGAAAACCGCGAAGTACCGCCGCTAAAATACGAATATGTGTACCAACTTAAGCGCGATTTTCCCGATTTGGAAATCATCATCAACGGCGGTATCACCACCAACGAACAGATTGCCGAACATTTGAAGTATGTGGACGGCGTGATGGTGGGGCGCGAGGCCTATCATAACCCGATGGTTATGCGCGATTGGGATTCGCTGTTTTACGGCAGCCAAGAAGCCCCCATCGAATACGCCGATTTGGTGCATCGTCTGTACCGATACAGCCGCGACCGCGTTCAGGCCGGCGGAGGTGCTTTATTGCGGCACACCGTGCGCCATTATTTAGGCTTGATGCACGGTTTGAACAAAGCGCGTGTGTGGCGGAGAATGCTGTCGGATGCCGCTTTGCTGAAAGACAACGACGGCAGCTTGATATTGCAGGCTTGGAAAGAAGTGGCCGAAGCAAACGGCTTGCCTTACGAAGCCGATGGGCCGTTGTGAGTGTTCAGACTGCCATCTATCGGAATCTACACTGAAGGCCGTCTGAAGCGCCCGTAATGCGTTTTTCAACACATGCTTCGATTGTTGAATAAAAACCGAAACGAAACAGGAAACAGCATGAACAGGCCGTCTGAACACCGTCCAGCCATTTTGATTGTCCGCCCCCCCTCGCAAGCCTCGGCGGATGCGGCCACACTTGAAGCACAAGGTTGGCGTGCCGTGCCGTTCAGCCCGATGCGGATTGAGCCGGATCACGAAGCCTTGCGGCATCTCAACCGGCAGTTTCACAACGCGGATGCCGTTTTCTGGGTGAGCCCCAGCGCGGTTGAAACCGCCGCGCCGCACATTGATTTTTCAGACGGCCTCTCCATACACATTACCGTGGGGCAGGGCAGCCGCCAAGCCTTAGCAAAGTTTTACCCTTATCACATCATCTGCCCGCAAGAAGGCAACGACAGCGAAGCCGTGTTGGCTTTACCGATATGGAATACGCTGAAACCCGGTGCGAAAATCCTGATCGTGCGTGGCCGAGGCGGGCGGGAATGGTTAAGAAACGCCTTGAATCAAAAAGGTTTTCAGGTAGAAGTGGCCGAAGTCTATTTCAGACGGCCTCTTACGCCCGATTGGCAGATATTGGCAGCCGAGCAGCCGCAAGCCGCATACGTTACCTCCGCCGAAATGGTTCGTTTATTGTTTGAGCAGGCACCGGATAGATTCGCCCAATTTCTGAGAACCTTGATATACTTCACCCATCATCCGCGTATTGCCGATGCTTTACGCGAAGCAGGTGTGCGCCGTATCAGGATGGTGCGGCGTGCAGACGAATGTGTTGTACGGAGCGACGAATGAGCGAATCCAATTCAAACACCCCTCAAAACGAACTGCCCGAAAATGCGCCAGCGCAGGAGCAGTCCAAGCATTTACTGGTGGTATCGAAAGACGGCACGGTGAGGCCGTCTGAAACGGTTTCCGACGATGCCGCCGAGCCATCATCACAAAAAGAACCGACCGCCGCCGCGCAGATACCGTCCGAACCGAAAACCGGTTTCGCCGCAGCGGCTCCGAATAATCCCGAACCAGCAGGAAATTTTATGTCTGACCCCAAAAATAACCAACCCCTAGTCACCCCGGTGGTGGTAAAGCAATCATCAGGCCGGGCGGTAGCCGTTGTGGCACTGGCTTTCTCACTGCTGGCTTTGGGCGCGGGCGGCTTTTTGTTTGTGCAGGGCCAAAACCTGCTCAAAACACAAGAAATGGATTTCAACCAAAAAATAGACAAAGCCGCATTGGGCGAATCGCAAAACGCCGCGCTGCTGCAAGAAATTTTGCGTAAACAAAACAGCAACCAAAGCGTATTAGACCAAATCGTCGGCAACCAAAAACAAAATGCCGATAAAATCGCCGCCGCCAACAAAGCTTATCAAGAATTGCTCAAAGGCCGTGCCGACTGGCTGGTGGACGAAACCGAAACCATGCTCAATATGGGTTCGCAGCAATTGCTGCTCACCGGTAATGTTCCCGCTGCGGTGAACGTGCTGGAAAACATCGAAAGCCGCTTAAGCCGCTTTGATCACCCCGAACTGCTGCCCATCAAGCAGGCCGTCAGCACCGATCTGACGGCTCTGAAAAACCGCCCTTATCTTGATGTTTCCGCCGTATCGTTGCGCCTCGACCGTTTGGAAACTGCCGTAGCCGGTTTGCCGCTGATGGTGGACGGCGCGCTGAAACCGGGTCAGAACGCCCAGCCCGAAACCGCACCGGCGGCCAATCTTTCTTGGTGGCAAAACGCTTGGCAGAAAACCGTTGCCGCGCTGAAAGGCATGGTAGAAGTGCGCCGTTTGGATAACAACGACGCCATGCTGATTGCACCCGAACAAGTGTATTTCGTGCGCGAAAACCTGAGATTGCGCCTTTTGGATGCCCGCACCGCCTTGCTCCAACATAACGGCGAAGTGTATCTGAACGATTTGAACAATGCCGAAACCGCCGTCAAACAGTATTTCGACACCGCTTCTCCGGCCACACAATCTTGGTTGCGCGAGCTGGGCGAATTGAAAGCTCTGGATTTGCGTTCCGTATCTGACGACGTGCTGAAAAACAGCTTGAATGCCGTGCGCAATTATCAGGAAGTGGTGCGCCCGAGCCGTCCTTCCACGCTCCCCGAAGCCGCATCTGCACCCGCCGCTGTGCCTGAAGCGGCATCTGCTCCGGCAGCATCGGATGCCGCAGAG comes from the Neisseria dumasiana genome and includes:
- a CDS encoding MarC family protein, producing the protein MIGMEIGKLILAFMVLINPFGALSIYLDLTRNLSTRERRKVAQVASATVMIVITAFCLTGGAILKLFGISVGAFQVGGGILVLLIAISMMNGGNNPAKPDVGTGEDNDITIRPKAAQSIGAIAVVPLAIPMMIGPGGISTVIIYASAAKHYRDTLLILAAGLVISLICYAVLMAATYVSKKLGDTGLTILNRVMGMLLAAVSVEIIVAGLKALFPQLAV
- the ybaK gene encoding Cys-tRNA(Pro) deacylase; this encodes MSKTDYPVTTAIRFLRAHNIPFTPYLYPYVEHGGTAHSAQCLGVPEHQVVKTIVLQNENKQGMIVLMHGDKHISTRNLARELGMKHIEPADPKQANKWTGYLVGGTSPFGTKTVLPVYVERTIRDLEQIYINGGKRGFLVAVTPQALETLNAKDVSVATEN
- the dusA gene encoding tRNA dihydrouridine(20/20a) synthase DusA, whose amino-acid sequence is MTADSLPPRRLSVAPMLDWTDTHYRYLARQITRHTWLYSEMINAGAIIHGDQNRFLTFNAGEQPVALQLGGSEPSDLAKAAKAGEAYGYNEVNLNCGCPSPRVQKGAFGACLMNEVELVADCIKAMQDAVQIPVTVKHRIGVDRQTEYRTVQDFVGALSDKTECTTFIVHARNAWLDGLSPKENREVPPLKYEYVYQLKRDFPDLEIIINGGITTNEQIAEHLKYVDGVMVGREAYHNPMVMRDWDSLFYGSQEAPIEYADLVHRLYRYSRDRVQAGGGALLRHTVRHYLGLMHGLNKARVWRRMLSDAALLKDNDGSLILQAWKEVAEANGLPYEADGPL
- a CDS encoding RidA family protein, whose product is MTIQYFGQTPRLSEATVANGFVFLSGMVPERTDVGVTEQTRDVLAQIDKWLAECGSDKKHILEATIFLPNLSDYAAMNEAWDEWVAPDRAPARACVEAKLANPEWAVEIKVSAVQIQK
- a CDS encoding M16 family metallopeptidase, which encodes MRLIRFLLLAAVLFSAAFVRAGKVEHVEGKLDNGLIYHIFNVPSADRRLTLRLQVQAGAADENDGEEGIAHITEHMVFQSSAAFPQGLSAHLNQQGWQLGRHYNAQTGYRFTRYLLSPPQGKRQLEEALAVYRQMLSPQNFSAADWQKEQQVILAEWRQQQTLANRLSRRHHALLHSGSRSGRYPPIGSREAIEQAQADTASRFHSKWYGSNNAVLVIVGDLNPKKAVTAVQEALGRLKPIDLPIRHAQEYEPQPAAKQIHHITDKDNTENKLSLVFRFDNAASQENSDAGLYQRLLDNFAAHIINTRLQAEGGTVSMKFGDLGKQTGSLGFYTDVPPSGHQEALAALHRLLESVKQQPASDSETAAYRKILHNHLSRQDVLPDDFHQTVQTADETVLAGKSVPSAALRAAERGQLYRINTQAVNRRISEWLNAADKLVMMQTAATPQNQPASEAPVQTQAAKLVPAKQQPSIHTLATPAQTAAKPQAAQHTAFAVHKGQGVAVSKSYDKDNAVTYLTLSNGDRISLLQHASAGGKIYFKAIADTGYLHGGANGWQAQLAADIANRSAPEGWSTHVFKQWQRQQGIVYRYRLDSDRQTVDAQVPATGLEKLLQLYRSRQAASVAAADWQSRLEAAAVRLPVYLQSVPGKQEQELEILRYGQTEPRPHDSTEIRALTPQDMQRQWRKLTSGNVNHYIVSSMPSEKIIPLLTQYLADIPRSPAENMNRPLLEGATLRRAPINDIDGTDVNAWSWQPFYDWTPDTSEQIPLLVNLANARLKDELRSRNQSTYSVKFAALPEPVYNRVESNLFFSTPPEQAAEAWETAQQILQRLPENITKAEADNLQQLFIEQEAKRQANPEIWLERLAASHRHYGDARYLSRLPQLHRTIIQTRLRQTAKLLWSTHNARVLLIDPARRPE
- a CDS encoding uroporphyrinogen-III synthase produces the protein MNRPSEHRPAILIVRPPSQASADAATLEAQGWRAVPFSPMRIEPDHEALRHLNRQFHNADAVFWVSPSAVETAAPHIDFSDGLSIHITVGQGSRQALAKFYPYHIICPQEGNDSEAVLALPIWNTLKPGAKILIVRGRGGREWLRNALNQKGFQVEVAEVYFRRPLTPDWQILAAEQPQAAYVTSAEMVRLLFEQAPDRFAQFLRTLIYFTHHPRIADALREAGVRRIRMVRRADECVVRSDE
- a CDS encoding uroporphyrinogen-III C-methyltransferase, yielding MSDPKNNQPLVTPVVVKQSSGRAVAVVALAFSLLALGAGGFLFVQGQNLLKTQEMDFNQKIDKAALGESQNAALLQEILRKQNSNQSVLDQIVGNQKQNADKIAAANKAYQELLKGRADWLVDETETMLNMGSQQLLLTGNVPAAVNVLENIESRLSRFDHPELLPIKQAVSTDLTALKNRPYLDVSAVSLRLDRLETAVAGLPLMVDGALKPGQNAQPETAPAANLSWWQNAWQKTVAALKGMVEVRRLDNNDAMLIAPEQVYFVRENLRLRLLDARTALLQHNGEVYLNDLNNAETAVKQYFDTASPATQSWLRELGELKALDLRSVSDDVLKNSLNAVRNYQEVVRPSRPSTLPEAASAPAAVPEAASAPAASDAAEKKEEAASAPVVAPSSPSTLSPKKEDAPTNVKPSAAPRESKPASAPAVVKGERA